In one window of Lynx canadensis isolate LIC74 chromosome A3, mLynCan4.pri.v2, whole genome shotgun sequence DNA:
- the LOC115510806 gene encoding E3 ubiquitin-protein ligase RNF103 isoform X2 codes for MVKKVSRFGIRTGTFNCSSDPRYCRRRGWLRSTLIMSVPQTSTSKGKVMLKEYSGRKIEVEHIFKWITAHAASRIKTIYNAEHLKEEWNKSDQYWVKIYLFANLDQPPAFFSALSIKFTGRVEFIFVNVENWDNKSFMTDIGVYNMPSYILRTPEGIYRYGNHTGEFISLQAMDSFLRSLQPEVNDLFVLSLVLVNLMAWMDLFITQGATIKRFVVLISTLGTYNSLLIISWLPVLGFLQLPYLDSFYEYSLKLLRYSNTTTLASWVRADWMFYSSHPALFLSTYLGHGLLIDYFEKKRRRNSNNDEVNANNLEWLSSLWDWYTSYLFHPIASFQNFPIESDWDEDPDLFLERLAFPDLWLHPLIPTDYIKNLPMWRFKCLGVQSEEEMSEGSQDIENDSDSESTDTFSSEKEVFEDKQSIVHNSPGRASHCDAEACSCANKYCQTSPYEKKGRSYGLYNANEDMEPDWLTWPADMLHCTECVVCLENFENGCLLMGLPCGHVFHQNCIVMWLAGGRHCCPVCRWPSYKKKQPYAQHQPLSNDVPS; via the exons ATGGTGAAAAAGGTGTCAAGATTTGGAATACGTACAGGCACTTTTAATTGTTCCAGTGACCCCAG ATACTGCAGGAGAAGAGGCTGGTTGCGATCTACACTCATTATGTCTGTCCCACAAACGAGCACTTCTAAAGGGAAAGTCATGCTTAAAGAATATAGCGGACGCAAGATTGAAGTGGAGCACATTTTTAAGTGGATAACTGCTCATGCAGCTTCTCGGATCAAAACCATTTATAATGCTGAACATTTGAAAGAAGAATGGAATAAAAGCGATCAATATTGGGTAAAAATATACCTATTTGCAAACCTTGACCAACCCCCAGCTTTCTTCTCTGCACTAAGTATAAAGTTTACCGGAAGagtggagtttatttttgttaatgtggaAAATTGGGACAACAAGAGTTTTATGACAGATATTGGTGTATATAACATGCCATCATACATTCTTAGAACTCCTGAAGGAATTTACAGATATGGAAATCACACAGGTGAATTTATATCCCTTCAGGCCATGGATTCATTTTTGCGCTCATTACAACCTGAAGTAAATGATCTGTTTGTTTTGAGCTTGGTTCTAGTTAATCTTATGGCTTGGATGGACTTATTTATCACACAAGGAGCAACCATAAAGCGATTTGTGGTTCTCATAAGCACTTTAGGGACATACAACTCTCTGTTAATTATTTCCTGGCTACCTGTGTTGGGCTTTTTACAGCTCCCTTACTTAGATAGCTTTTATGAATATAGCTTAAAATTGTTGCGATATTCTAATACAACCACACTGGCTTCATGGGTAAGGGCAGACTGGATGTTCTATTCTTCCCACCCGGCCCTATTTCTCAGTACGTACCTTGGACATGGTTTACTAATTGATTACTTTGAGAAGAAGAGACGGCGCAACAGCAACAATGATGAAGTCAATGCCAATAACTTAGAATGGTTATCAAGTCTGTGGGACTGGTACACCAGCTACCTCTTCCACCCGATTGCTTCTTTTCAGAACTTTCCTATAGAATCTGATTGGGACGAAGACCCTGACTTATTCTTGGAGCGGTTAGCTTTCCCTGACCTTTGGCTTCACCCTCTGATACCAActgattacattaaaaatttgcCAATGTGGCGATTTAAATGTCTTGGAGTCCAGTCTGAAGAGGAAATGTCGGAGGGTTCTCAAGATATTGAAAATGACTCAGACAGCGAAAGCACAGACACTTTTAGCAGTGAAAAGGAAGTATTTGAAGATAAACAAAGCATAGTTCACAATTCTCCAGGAAGAGCAAGTCACTGTGATGCTGAGGCTTGTTCATGTGCCAATAAATATTGTCAGACCAGCCCATACGAAAAGAAGGGGAGGTCATATGGATTATATAATGCTAATGAAGATATGGAACCTGATTGGTTAACTTGGCCTGCTGATATGCTGCACTGTACTGAATGTGTTGTTTGCCTAGAGAATTTTGAAAACGGATGTTTGCTAATGGGGTTGCCTTGTGGTCATGTGTTCCATCAAAATTGCATTGTGATGTGGTTGGCTGGGGGCCGACACTGTTGCCCTGTTTGCCGGTGGCCTTCTTATAAAAAAAAGCAGCCGTATGCACAACACCAGCCCTTGTCAAATGATGTCCCATCTTAA